Proteins encoded within one genomic window of Sebaldella sp. S0638:
- a CDS encoding purine/pyrimidine permease — translation MKNFILGLQWMLFIIAASIAVPISISDLFALNQQETLTLMQNTLFILGVAGCIQGFFGHKMPISESPAGLWWSVLSIYSGVIAAGYATNVEVLQIFSGGMIFSGVLFVIFSATGLIEKSSVIFTPTVTFIYLILLTLQLSGTFVKGIAGINAQNQEIDILTAVLSIAVIMLTFILGSSKNRKIRQFSVLLSIGIGWIIFIIFHKNGTVIFEDKIMNIPRPLAFGIPKFDMGMASTAFFITFLLIMNMLASINIMGNITGDNEQKLMKKYKRSGFVSGINQILGGTFNTVGTVPISSSAGFVAQIGEKSMIPYLLGCIFVSFVSLFPKFINIMAALPAAIGYSVTFVLFSKMISMALFELKKIIDAEHSYTIIGISLLTGVGILFLPHSALNKLPSVVSAFAGNGLIAGSVLGVVLEQVYLFKKRRAVKKI, via the coding sequence ATGAAAAACTTTATTTTGGGACTGCAATGGATGCTTTTTATAATAGCGGCATCAATAGCAGTTCCAATTTCAATATCTGACTTATTTGCACTGAATCAGCAGGAAACACTTACATTAATGCAAAATACACTTTTTATCCTGGGTGTAGCGGGGTGTATACAGGGGTTTTTCGGGCATAAAATGCCCATATCGGAAAGTCCGGCCGGTTTGTGGTGGAGTGTTTTGAGTATTTACAGCGGTGTTATAGCAGCAGGTTATGCTACAAATGTGGAAGTTCTACAGATTTTTTCGGGTGGTATGATATTCAGCGGAGTATTATTTGTAATTTTTTCAGCTACGGGTTTAATCGAGAAGAGTTCTGTTATTTTTACTCCTACAGTAACTTTTATATATCTTATTTTACTTACACTACAGCTGAGCGGAACATTTGTAAAAGGCATTGCGGGAATAAATGCACAGAATCAGGAAATAGATATATTAACGGCAGTTTTGAGCATAGCGGTAATTATGCTGACATTTATTCTCGGCAGTTCAAAGAATAGAAAGATAAGACAGTTTTCAGTTTTATTAAGTATAGGAATTGGGTGGATCATATTCATAATTTTTCATAAAAACGGAACAGTTATATTTGAGGATAAAATAATGAATATTCCCAGACCGCTGGCATTCGGTATTCCGAAATTTGATATGGGAATGGCGTCTACAGCTTTTTTTATAACATTTTTATTAATAATGAATATGCTTGCCTCTATAAATATTATGGGAAACATAACAGGCGATAACGAGCAGAAGTTAATGAAGAAATATAAAAGATCAGGTTTTGTCTCAGGAATAAATCAGATTTTGGGCGGTACATTTAATACTGTAGGAACAGTGCCGATTTCCAGTTCGGCAGGTTTTGTAGCTCAAATCGGCGAAAAATCAATGATTCCTTATTTGCTGGGATGTATATTTGTGAGCTTTGTTTCATTATTCCCGAAGTTTATAAACATTATGGCGGCCTTACCTGCTGCAATTGGCTATTCTGTCACTTTTGTACTTTTTTCGAAAATGATAAGCATGGCGTTATTTGAATTGAAAAAGATTATTGATGCAGAGCATTCATACACAATAATCGGAATCAGCCTCTTAACAGGTGTGGGAATATTATTTTTACCGCATTCAGCGTTAAATAAGCTGCCTTCTGTGGTTTCGGCTTTTGCAGGAAACGGGCTGATAGCCGGATCGGTTTTAGGTGTGGTACTAGAACAAGTATATTTATTCAAAAAACGCAGAGCAGTGAAAAAAATTTAA
- a CDS encoding Cof-type HAD-IIB family hydrolase: MKNIIFFDVDGTLLDHSIGMDNIPEQTKEAIDLLDKTGNYCVVATARTNLTEELKKLPFSGMVLSNGNYIEFLGNEIHSRFFSQEQLINLMDMVKKFNGAYIMGGYHDILVSDANDFLIHEHDKIYGKPDYRPGIPVNEKINAVTALFHDKKDLYNTIENLPSDWVYHIYESPNTHMDIYLPGFSKGTAVKYLYEYLGIPYEKTYAFGDGKNDREMMELVKYSTAMGNAVAEIKDIAYMTTDNVSNNGIYNALKKYKLI, from the coding sequence ATGAAAAATATAATTTTTTTTGATGTAGACGGAACACTTCTGGATCACTCAATAGGGATGGATAATATCCCAGAGCAGACAAAAGAGGCAATAGACCTTTTGGATAAGACCGGGAATTATTGTGTGGTTGCCACTGCAAGAACCAATCTTACAGAAGAACTAAAAAAACTTCCTTTTTCAGGAATGGTTTTATCAAACGGTAATTATATTGAATTTCTTGGAAATGAGATACACAGCAGGTTTTTTTCACAGGAACAGCTGATTAATCTCATGGATATGGTAAAAAAGTTTAACGGAGCATATATAATGGGCGGATATCATGACATATTAGTCAGTGATGCCAATGATTTTCTTATACATGAACATGATAAAATATATGGAAAACCTGATTACAGACCGGGAATTCCCGTTAATGAAAAAATTAATGCGGTAACAGCACTTTTTCATGATAAAAAAGATCTGTACAATACTATAGAAAATCTGCCGTCAGACTGGGTCTATCATATTTATGAAAGTCCCAATACTCATATGGATATCTATCTTCCCGGATTTTCAAAGGGAACAGCTGTGAAATACCTGTATGAATATTTAGGAATACCATATGAAAAGACATATGCATTCGGAGACGGTAAAAATGACAGAGAAATGATGGAACTGGTAAAATACAGCACAGCAATGGGAAATGCAGTGGCAGAGATCAAGGACATAGCCTATATGACAACTGATAATGTGAGTAATAACGGAATATATAATGCTTTGAAGAAATATAAACTTATCTGA
- a CDS encoding secondary thiamine-phosphate synthase enzyme YjbQ — protein MILKVNSSAKNEFIEVTSLIRDTILENKWRNGVLFLNVLHTTAALTINENADDDVKADLINALNDLVPDIRYYHSEGNSDSHLKASLIGSDLTVQVVNGVPVLGRWQGIYFCEFDGPRSNREIKILFIEK, from the coding sequence ATGATATTAAAAGTTAATTCTTCAGCAAAGAATGAATTTATTGAAGTAACATCCCTGATTAGAGATACCATACTGGAAAATAAGTGGAGAAACGGTGTACTTTTCCTAAATGTACTCCACACTACCGCTGCTCTCACCATTAATGAAAATGCAGACGACGACGTAAAAGCCGACCTTATTAATGCCCTGAATGATCTGGTTCCTGATATCAGATATTACCATAGTGAAGGAAACAGCGATTCACATCTGAAAGCTTCACTTATAGGTTCTGATCTCACGGTACAGGTCGTAAACGGTGTTCCTGTTTTGGGAAGATGGCAGGGAATCTACTTTTGTGAATTTGACGGTCCCAGATCAAACAGAGAGATAAAAATACTCTTTATAGAGAAATAA